One Natranaerovirga hydrolytica genomic region harbors:
- a CDS encoding ABC transporter permease → MINPVFRKELKIATRSWKFAMMLFIYIGILAAIGLFIFSQMLDSLAYSSGYQEFTMLYVLLGYLQFGLILFVVPALTAGSISGERERQTLEILLSTPLKSRSVLIGKLLSSLSTVILLVIASMPVLSLVFIFGGVTLLQLFGLLGYFIVTTIFIGSIGIFVSTVFKRTTVANVMAYGTLLMLSIGTMIFALIFILIYQRNTGYSISTTTPLPLNILYLNPIMGFSAVILEQVGISGSEVPFALFYNSELDVKNVYVINIIAQSIISIGLIYVSSIKLNAKKSKVFKKVKKKKKSQKNKN, encoded by the coding sequence ATGATTAATCCAGTATTTCGTAAAGAGTTAAAAATAGCCACTAGAAGTTGGAAATTTGCAATGATGCTATTTATATATATAGGTATATTAGCAGCTATTGGGTTATTTATCTTTTCACAGATGTTAGATAGTTTGGCATATTCTTCAGGATATCAAGAATTTACTATGTTGTATGTGCTATTAGGTTATCTACAATTTGGTTTGATTCTGTTTGTAGTGCCAGCACTAACAGCTGGTTCCATATCAGGTGAAAGGGAACGACAAACCTTAGAGATATTGTTATCAACACCTTTAAAGTCAAGGTCTGTCTTAATAGGTAAATTATTATCTTCTCTAAGCACCGTTATACTTTTAGTCATAGCCAGTATGCCAGTGCTATCATTGGTCTTTATATTTGGTGGCGTTACGTTATTACAGCTTTTTGGTTTGTTAGGCTATTTTATCGTGACGACTATTTTTATAGGCAGTATTGGTATCTTTGTGTCAACTGTATTTAAGCGAACAACAGTTGCTAATGTCATGGCTTACGGAACTTTGTTAATGTTAAGCATTGGAACAATGATTTTTGCTTTGATTTTTATTTTGATTTATCAAAGAAATACAGGATATTCTATATCAACAACGACACCGTTACCCTTAAACATACTTTACCTTAATCCAATTATGGGATTCTCTGCGGTGATTTTAGAACAAGTAGGTATTTCTGGATCTGAGGTGCCATTTGCTCTATTCTACAATTCAGAGTTAGACGTCAAGAATGTATACGTCATTAATATAATTGCTCAAAGTATTATATCCATAGGATTAATCTATGTATCGTCCATAAAACTTAATGCAAAGAAAAGCAAAGTTTTTAAAAAGGTAAAAAAGAAAAAGAAATCCCAAAAGAACAAAAACTAA
- a CDS encoding ABC transporter ATP-binding protein — MLEIKDLSKSYGKFLAVNQLNLKIKKGDIFGFVGPNGAGKTTTMRIVSGLLKADSGEVYVDGTDALKNTKQLKAKIGYMPDFFGVYDNLKAIEYLEFYASIYKILGTDAKKVCRDLLELVNLSDKEDAYVDSLSRGMKQRLCLARALVHNPDLLILDEPASGMDPRARFEMKEILKNLQSIGKTIIVSSHILPELAEICSRIGIINNGKMVVSGTVDDIMHNLNHTAPLKIKVLKDIDKAVTYLKEQPEVDQIKVADHLITANFTGKDDEVAGMLKRLIANDISVVSFGQEAGNLETLFMEITESQEMGGE, encoded by the coding sequence ATGTTAGAAATCAAAGATTTAAGTAAAAGTTACGGTAAATTTTTAGCGGTTAATCAATTAAATTTAAAAATTAAAAAAGGGGATATCTTTGGTTTTGTTGGACCAAACGGTGCAGGAAAAACCACAACTATGCGAATTGTTTCAGGCTTATTAAAAGCAGATTCAGGAGAAGTATATGTTGATGGAACAGATGCCTTAAAAAATACAAAGCAATTAAAAGCCAAGATAGGCTATATGCCAGATTTCTTCGGAGTCTATGATAATTTAAAAGCCATTGAATACCTAGAATTTTATGCTTCTATCTATAAAATATTAGGCACAGATGCTAAAAAAGTTTGTCGAGATTTATTAGAGTTGGTTAATCTATCAGACAAAGAAGATGCTTATGTAGATAGTCTTTCAAGAGGGATGAAACAACGCCTTTGTTTGGCAAGGGCATTGGTTCATAACCCAGACTTACTGATATTAGATGAACCGGCCTCAGGAATGGATCCAAGAGCCAGATTTGAAATGAAAGAAATCCTTAAGAACTTACAATCCATTGGTAAGACCATTATTGTAAGCTCTCATATATTACCAGAGTTAGCAGAAATTTGTTCAAGAATTGGTATTATTAACAATGGGAAAATGGTTGTATCAGGAACAGTGGATGACATTATGCACAACCTTAACCATACAGCACCATTAAAAATAAAAGTACTAAAAGACATTGACAAGGCTGTTACTTACTTAAAAGAGCAGCCAGAAGTGGATCAAATAAAAGTGGCAGACCACCTCATTACGGCTAATTTTACAGGTAAAGATGATGAAGTGGCGGGTATGTTAAAAAGATTAATTGCCAATGATATTTCGGTTGTTTCTTTTGGTCAAGAAGCAGGTAATTTGGAAACATTATTTATGGAAATAACCGAATCACAAGAAATGGGGGGAGAATAA